Proteins encoded together in one Amblyomma americanum isolate KBUSLIRL-KWMA chromosome 1, ASM5285725v1, whole genome shotgun sequence window:
- the LOC144103267 gene encoding dnaJ homolog subfamily B member 6-B-like: MSGADEYYRALEVPRNATQDDIRRAYRRLALRWHPDKNPDNKDDAEKRFKAIAEAYEVLSDETKRRQYDLYGPSGYDTSQQTDVGASSCSTSSRHGGVFSAFRDPEELFREFFGTSDPFEELFRTVRQGSASMHPHAKSSNPSRPSGGGGSVQTGGSPSFHHCGLDPGRILRPGFFFDLDDLLFGACGSVPTGPGGLGFPSQGGFAGLPTEQMSSVRYSNGKRCETRTIVQDGVKTVLCFEDGRMVSRTVNGVSQDVPKVSDDGRDDSQQGAYSSSASHKASESGSSPHSAEGAARQAKSGKSVGSDLSPKVGGKASSHSNKQPPTRQSSKAHKSRSHTASKSAIKVPRKEGSEATATGAPANAPQKPPNQTPTPTPTPVPPPQQQQPNAQAAGVKRKPSKTGK; the protein is encoded by the coding sequence ATGAGCGGCGCTGACGAGTACTACCGTGCGCTCGAGGTGCCGCGGAATGCGACGCAGGACGACATCCGGCGCGCCTACCGGAGGCTGGCTCTCAGGTGGCACCCTGACAAGAACCCGGACAACAAGGATGACGCCGAGAAGCGCTTCAAGGCTATCGCGGAGGCCTACGAGGTGCTCTCGGACGAGACCAAGCGGCGCCAGTACGACCTGTACGGCCCCAGCGGCTACGACACTAGCCAACAAACTGACGTAGGCGCTAGCAGCTGCAGCACCAGCAGCCGCCACGGCGGTGTGTTTTCCGCCTTCCGAGACCCCGAGGAACTATTTCGCGAGTTTTTCGGAACATCTGACCCCTTCGAGGAGCTGTTCCGCACCGTACGCCAAGGTAGCGCCAGCATGCATCCCCACGCAAAGTCGTCGAATCCATCGCGGCCGAGTGGCGGAGGCGGGTCGGTACAGACCGGTGGCTCCCCAAGTTTCCATCATTGCGGCTTGGACCCGGGAAGGATTTTGCGCCCAGGGTTTTTCTTCGATCTGGACGACCTGCTCTTCGGTGCCTGCGGCAGCGTGCCCACTGGACCCGGTGGCCTTGGCTTCCCGTCGCAGGGTGGCTTTGCGGGCTTGCCGACCGAGCAGATGAGTTCGGTGCGCTACTCGAATGGCAAGCGCTGTGAGACTCGCACAATCGTCCAGGACGGCGTCAAGACGGTACTGTGCTTCGAAGACGGCCGCATGGTATCGCGCACTGTCAACGGAGTGTCGCAAGACGTGCCCAAAGTCTCCGACGACGGCAGAGACGACTCCCAGCAGGGTGCCTACAGCAGCTCGGCGTCGCACAAAGCCAGCGAAAGCGGGTCCTCGCCGCACTCTGCTGAAGGCGCCGCCCGACAGGCTAAGAGCGGAAAATCTGTCGGTAGCGACCTCAGTCCCAAAGTGGGTGGCAAGGCCAGCAGCCACTCGAACAAACAGCCCCCGACTCGGCAGTCCAGCAAGGCGCACAAGAGCCGCAGCCACACAGCATCCAAGTCTGCCATCAAGGTGCCCCGCAAGGAAGGCAGCGAGGCAACCGCTACCGGGGCTCCTGCGAACGCGCCACAGAAGCCGCCAAAtcagacgccgacgccgacgccgaccccagtgccgccgccgcaacagcagcagccgaaCGCTCAAGCCGCAGGCGTCAAGCGCAAGCCATCGAAAACTGGCAAGTGA